Proteins encoded together in one Oxalobacteraceae sp. CFBP 8761 window:
- a CDS encoding DUF86 domain-containing protein, protein MSTDLLLKKAGIIERCCNRAREEYERDPTTFTDDITRQDAATLNVIRAWEAAIEMGDYVIGCAHLGPAQDEREVITLLAEHGWIVPVVAENLKRTGEFCRAEWDYQAAPLPALVTIIKRGLGDFTDYTAALTSGARAVGQP, encoded by the coding sequence GTGAGTACCGATCTTCTTCTGAAGAAAGCCGGCATCATCGAACGCTGCTGCAACCGCGCCCGCGAAGAATACGAGCGCGACCCCACCACGTTCACCGACGACATCACGCGCCAGGATGCGGCCACGCTCAACGTGATCCGCGCCTGGGAAGCGGCAATCGAGATGGGCGATTACGTGATCGGCTGCGCGCACCTGGGGCCAGCGCAGGACGAACGCGAGGTCATCACGCTACTGGCCGAGCATGGCTGGATCGTCCCGGTCGTGGCCGAAAACCTCAAGCGCACCGGCGAATTCTGCCGCGCCGAATGGGATTACCAGGCCGCGCCCCTGCCCGCCCTCGTCACGATCATCAAGCGCGGCCTTGGCGATTTCACCGATTACACAGCAGCGCTGACGAGCGGCGCGCGCGCTGTCGGCCAACCCTGA
- a CDS encoding tripartite tricarboxylate transporter substrate binding protein: MRVFPSSGKTLVFALAATVLSTSVFAQTWPSDTVTVVVPWPAGGPSDIAARPLAKGLTTALGKSFVIDNRGGGGGNIGSAAVTRAKADGQTMLITSSAPIVINPSLYKKMAFNPATDLIPVTNLLRAPLVLVAHPSVPAKNVKELLALIKSKNGQFSYASAGNGTPQHLTGEIFRGVTKLDMVHVPYKGSAPAISDLLGGHIPIMFDSTIAIMPHIKSGKVKPIAISGNKRSPLLPDVPTFAEAGLPIESYAWYGMFVPAKTPKAVVDKINAETQKVMKSPDFQRVLADTGTEYVGDTPENFAKFVQAETTKWSKVVKDSGATVD; encoded by the coding sequence ATGCGCGTCTTCCCATCCAGCGGAAAAACCCTTGTCTTTGCTCTCGCGGCAACCGTTCTTTCTACCAGCGTCTTCGCCCAAACCTGGCCAAGCGACACCGTGACCGTCGTCGTGCCATGGCCGGCAGGTGGCCCGTCGGACATCGCGGCGCGCCCGCTGGCCAAAGGCTTGACGACCGCGCTGGGCAAGTCGTTCGTCATCGATAACCGTGGCGGCGGCGGCGGCAATATCGGTTCGGCAGCGGTCACCCGCGCCAAGGCCGATGGCCAGACCATGCTGATCACCTCGAGCGCACCAATCGTGATCAACCCGAGCCTGTACAAGAAAATGGCGTTCAACCCGGCGACCGACCTGATCCCGGTCACCAACCTGCTGCGCGCGCCGCTGGTGCTGGTTGCCCACCCATCGGTCCCGGCCAAGAACGTCAAGGAACTGCTGGCCCTGATCAAGTCGAAGAACGGCCAGTTCTCGTATGCGTCAGCCGGTAACGGTACCCCGCAACACCTGACCGGTGAAATCTTCCGCGGCGTGACCAAGCTCGACATGGTTCACGTCCCATACAAGGGTTCGGCGCCGGCGATTTCCGACCTGCTGGGCGGCCACATTCCGATCATGTTCGACAGCACCATCGCGATCATGCCGCACATCAAGAGCGGCAAGGTCAAGCCAATCGCCATTTCGGGCAACAAGCGTTCGCCGCTGCTGCCGGATGTACCAACCTTCGCCGAAGCCGGCCTGCCAATCGAATCGTATGCGTGGTATGGCATGTTCGTGCCAGCCAAGACGCCGAAGGCCGTGGTCGACAAGATCAACGCCGAAACGCAGAAGGTCATGAAGTCGCCTGACTTCCAGCGCGTGCTGGCCGACACCGGCACCGAGTACGTGGGCGACACGCCTGAGAACTTCGCCAAGTTCGTCCAGGCTGAAACCACCAAGTGGTCGAAAGTCGTGAAAGACAGCGGCGCGACCGTCGACTGA
- a CDS encoding Hsp70 family protein produces the protein MNNAAEPRYAIGIDLGTTHSALSYVDLQASDGEQAVDAVLPIPQLTAPGTIEALPLLPSFLYLPHPDELPAGERALPWSDTEETAIAGEMARNRGATTPIRLVSSAKSWLCHPGVDRRAAILPTDAPDEVTRVSPLDASTHYLRHLRQAWNAAHPEAPFDQQSVTVTIPASFDPGARELTLDAARLAGFTPTLLEEPQAALYSWIQGSSGRWRKQVAPGDIILVVDVGGGTSDFSLIAILERDGKLEPHRVAVGDHILLGGDNMDLALAHFVARKLSANGTQLDAWQMRALTYGCRSAKEALLADANATTHPIVVPSRGSKLIGGSIRTELTRDEVTAFITDGFFPRVEASARPTVRARAGLTQLGLPYAQDAAITRHLAAFLARQAGATAELEGFSGRVTADHTFLHPSAVLFNGGVFKSGILAQRVMDTINDWLYMEGAEPARMLEGADLDLAVARGAAYFSYARRGGGVRIRGGTARSYYVGVESSMPAIPGMEPPLEALCVAPFGMEEGSELELPGQEFGLVIGEPVTFRFFGSTTRRQDRIGDVLEFWGPDELHEMNEIQATLPADGRAAGDVVQVKLHALATDAGTLELLAVARDGQRWKIEFDVRTAAGVQ, from the coding sequence TTGAACAACGCGGCCGAACCGCGCTACGCCATCGGCATCGACCTGGGCACGACCCACAGCGCGCTGTCGTATGTCGACCTGCAGGCCAGCGATGGCGAACAGGCCGTCGACGCCGTGCTGCCGATCCCGCAACTGACTGCGCCCGGCACGATCGAGGCGCTGCCGCTGCTGCCATCGTTCCTGTATCTGCCGCACCCGGACGAACTGCCGGCCGGCGAACGCGCGCTGCCATGGAGCGACACTGAAGAAACCGCGATTGCCGGCGAGATGGCACGTAACCGCGGCGCGACCACGCCGATCCGCCTGGTCTCGTCGGCCAAGAGCTGGCTGTGTCACCCGGGCGTGGATCGCCGCGCCGCGATCCTGCCGACGGACGCTCCGGACGAAGTCACCCGTGTTTCGCCACTGGATGCATCGACCCACTACCTGCGCCATCTGCGCCAGGCCTGGAACGCCGCGCACCCCGAAGCGCCGTTCGACCAGCAATCGGTCACCGTCACCATCCCTGCCTCGTTCGATCCGGGCGCGCGCGAGCTGACGCTGGACGCCGCGCGCCTTGCCGGCTTCACGCCGACCCTGCTCGAAGAGCCGCAAGCGGCGCTGTACAGCTGGATCCAGGGCAGCAGCGGTCGCTGGCGCAAGCAGGTCGCACCCGGCGACATCATCCTGGTAGTCGACGTCGGCGGCGGCACCAGCGACTTTTCGCTGATCGCGATCCTTGAACGCGACGGCAAGCTCGAACCGCACCGCGTCGCCGTGGGTGACCATATCCTGCTCGGTGGCGACAATATGGACCTGGCGCTGGCTCACTTCGTGGCCCGCAAACTCTCGGCCAACGGCACGCAGCTCGACGCCTGGCAGATGCGCGCACTCACCTACGGCTGCCGCAGCGCCAAGGAAGCGCTACTGGCCGACGCCAACGCAACGACGCACCCGATCGTGGTGCCAAGCCGCGGCTCGAAACTCATCGGCGGCTCGATCCGCACCGAACTCACGCGCGACGAAGTCACCGCCTTCATCACCGACGGCTTCTTCCCGCGCGTGGAAGCCTCGGCCCGGCCGACCGTGCGCGCCCGCGCCGGCCTGACCCAGCTTGGCCTGCCGTATGCGCAGGACGCCGCGATCACGCGCCACCTGGCCGCGTTCCTCGCGCGCCAGGCCGGCGCCACCGCCGAACTCGAAGGCTTCAGTGGCCGCGTCACGGCCGACCACACGTTCCTGCATCCGAGCGCAGTGCTGTTCAACGGCGGCGTGTTCAAGTCCGGCATCCTGGCGCAGCGCGTGATGGACACCATCAATGACTGGCTGTACATGGAAGGCGCCGAACCGGCGCGCATGCTCGAAGGCGCGGACCTCGATCTGGCTGTCGCGCGCGGCGCGGCCTACTTCAGCTACGCGCGGCGTGGCGGTGGCGTGCGCATTCGCGGCGGCACGGCGCGCTCGTACTACGTTGGCGTCGAATCGTCGATGCCGGCCATCCCGGGCATGGAACCACCACTCGAAGCCCTGTGCGTGGCGCCGTTCGGCATGGAAGAAGGCAGCGAACTCGAACTGCCGGGCCAGGAGTTCGGCTTGGTGATCGGAGAGCCGGTCACGTTCCGCTTCTTCGGCTCCACCACGCGACGCCAGGACCGCATCGGCGACGTGCTCGAATTCTGGGGTCCGGACGAGCTGCACGAAATGAACGAGATCCAGGCCACGCTGCCGGCCGATGGCCGCGCAGCAGGTGATGTTGTGCAGGTAAAACTGCATGCGCTGGCGACGGATGCCGGCACGCTCGAACTGCTGGCGGTGGCGCGTGACGGCCAGCGCTGGAAGATCGAGTTCGACGTGCGTACGGCGGCCGGGGTCCAGTGA
- a CDS encoding methyltransferase domain-containing protein produces MPGLTDAAVLDAWSRNVDPWTTAVRGGEIETRMLVTNAAIVDAVRSLDPATGVDLGCGEGWLVRALPGVAMVGVDAIAALVEKANAAGGGDFCVLSFEQIAQGQLALAVDVAVCNFSLIGNEAVDGLLRAAPTYLREGGSLVVQTVHPLMACGDAPYADGWRAGSWAGFSSDFADAPPWYFRTIAGWVALFAANGLRVTAMREPLDPHTGKPVSLILIGQLEA; encoded by the coding sequence ATGCCAGGTCTTACCGATGCCGCTGTTCTCGACGCGTGGTCGCGCAACGTCGACCCCTGGACCACCGCCGTGCGGGGAGGTGAGATCGAAACCCGCATGCTGGTCACCAATGCCGCCATCGTCGATGCGGTGCGCAGCCTTGATCCGGCCACCGGCGTCGATCTCGGTTGCGGCGAAGGCTGGCTGGTACGTGCGCTGCCGGGCGTGGCGATGGTCGGTGTCGATGCGATTGCCGCGCTGGTCGAGAAAGCCAATGCCGCTGGCGGCGGCGACTTTTGCGTGCTGTCGTTCGAGCAGATCGCGCAGGGCCAGCTGGCGCTGGCAGTCGATGTCGCAGTCTGCAATTTCTCGTTGATCGGCAACGAGGCGGTCGATGGCCTGCTGCGCGCAGCGCCAACCTATCTGCGCGAGGGTGGCTCGCTGGTCGTGCAGACCGTGCATCCGCTCATGGCGTGCGGCGATGCGCCGTATGCCGACGGCTGGCGCGCTGGCAGCTGGGCAGGCTTTTCCAGCGACTTCGCCGATGCGCCGCCGTGGTACTTCCGCACGATCGCGGGCTGGGTCGCGCTGTTCGCAGCAAACGGGTTGCGCGTCACTGCGATGCGCGAACCGCTGGATCCCCATACCGGCAAGCCGGTCTCACTGATCTTGATCGGGCAGCTGGAAGCGTGA
- a CDS encoding DUF4230 domain-containing protein codes for MKPSQHLPILLVAVLAAAITFALIKRPADEAPAPPPLVSLEKMGHLVSLKMNYSDVIEFTQPNAVDIPWSQWEVRLGSTRVLLVARGDCTLATDLRQARYEDIDNTARTLTVVLPAPSPLQARINHEPRAKGGSYFYAITDQGLQAFIPSAQTRTTAMNNVLATAQKAVQAACSQPTILNTARDNAATVMQATLLATGWTPTVVWEASTGLPKAGTTP; via the coding sequence ATGAAACCATCGCAACACCTGCCCATCCTGCTCGTCGCCGTCCTCGCTGCCGCCATTACCTTCGCGCTCATCAAGCGCCCGGCCGACGAAGCGCCCGCACCGCCGCCGCTGGTGTCGCTCGAGAAGATGGGGCATCTGGTGTCGCTCAAGATGAACTATTCGGACGTGATCGAATTCACGCAGCCGAATGCCGTGGACATCCCGTGGTCGCAATGGGAAGTCCGGCTTGGCAGCACCCGCGTGCTGCTGGTCGCGCGCGGCGACTGCACGCTGGCCACCGACCTGCGCCAGGCGCGCTACGAAGACATCGACAACACGGCGCGCACGCTGACGGTCGTGCTGCCGGCGCCCTCGCCCCTGCAGGCGCGCATCAACCACGAACCGCGCGCCAAGGGTGGCTCGTACTTCTATGCGATCACCGACCAGGGCTTGCAGGCGTTCATTCCATCGGCGCAAACGCGCACCACGGCCATGAACAACGTACTGGCCACGGCGCAGAAAGCGGTGCAGGCCGCGTGCAGCCAGCCAACAATATTGAATACCGCGAGGGACAACGCCGCCACCGTGATGCAGGCCACGCTGCTGGCCACCGGGTGGACGCCGACCGTCGTGTGGGAAGCCAGCACCGGGCTGCCCAAGGCTGGCACCACGCCATAA
- a CDS encoding DUF2760 domain-containing protein: MTQQTNLPGFFSRLSIAFGALFKSLGDAEFAARVRDDGVGPTAAPAPVPAPAPAPAPVVKPAPAPTPLRAPTPDSALQLLSLFQREARLIDFAHENLTSYSDADIGAAARVVHEGCARVLREHFTIEPVRSEAEGARITLNEGFDAASVRLTGNVVGTAPFNGTLSHRGWRAASVTLPQLAERHDARVLAPAEVEL, encoded by the coding sequence ATGACCCAACAGACCAATTTGCCCGGCTTCTTCAGCCGCTTGTCGATCGCCTTCGGCGCCCTGTTCAAATCGCTCGGCGACGCCGAATTCGCCGCGCGCGTGCGCGATGACGGCGTCGGCCCGACCGCCGCTCCGGCACCAGTGCCGGCCCCGGCACCGGCACCTGCACCTGTCGTGAAGCCAGCGCCAGCACCGACGCCCCTGCGCGCGCCGACGCCGGATTCGGCCCTGCAGTTGCTGAGCCTCTTCCAGCGCGAAGCGCGCCTGATCGACTTCGCCCACGAAAATCTCACCAGCTATTCGGATGCCGACATCGGCGCCGCCGCGCGCGTCGTGCACGAAGGCTGCGCGCGCGTACTGCGTGAGCACTTCACGATCGAGCCGGTGCGCAGCGAAGCTGAAGGCGCCCGCATCACGCTGAATGAAGGCTTCGATGCCGCCAGCGTGCGCCTGACCGGCAACGTGGTCGGCACGGCGCCGTTCAACGGCACCCTGAGCCATCGCGGCTGGCGCGCCGCCAGCGTCACGCTGCCGCAACTGGCCGAGCGCCACGATGCACGCGTGCTGGCCCCGGCGGAGGTGGAACTGTGA
- the imuA gene encoding translesion DNA synthesis-associated protein ImuA: MNPSSIFAAPEALHPSLWRASQLAHADTRCIDTGHATLSGQLPGGGWPGGTLVDLLLQQPGIGEMRLLRPALAACASRRIVLLQPPHPPQALALAALGLDPSQLLWLRSTRSADALWAAEQVLRSGSCGALLFWANHVRSDSLRRLHLAAQGGETLFFMLRPLSAAQDASPAPLRLALRPAAGGMTVDFIKRRGPQRDAPLFLPLGSSLLQRHAPLDRPVFAPATARSLQPTLVQ; encoded by the coding sequence ATGAATCCTTCTTCCATCTTTGCTGCGCCAGAGGCATTGCACCCATCGCTGTGGCGTGCTTCGCAGCTGGCGCATGCCGACACGCGCTGCATCGACACGGGGCACGCCACCTTGTCGGGCCAGTTGCCGGGCGGTGGCTGGCCCGGCGGCACCCTGGTCGACCTGTTGCTGCAACAACCCGGCATCGGCGAAATGCGGCTTCTGCGTCCGGCGCTGGCCGCCTGCGCATCGCGCCGCATCGTGCTGCTGCAACCACCCCATCCACCCCAGGCGCTGGCACTGGCCGCGCTGGGCCTCGATCCATCCCAATTGCTGTGGCTTCGCTCGACGCGCAGCGCCGATGCCCTGTGGGCAGCCGAGCAGGTCTTGCGCAGCGGCAGTTGCGGTGCGCTGCTGTTCTGGGCCAACCACGTGCGCAGCGACAGCCTGCGCCGCCTGCACCTGGCGGCGCAGGGTGGCGAAACCCTGTTCTTCATGCTCCGCCCCTTGTCTGCCGCGCAGGATGCATCGCCCGCGCCGCTGCGCCTTGCGCTGCGCCCGGCCGCCGGCGGCATGACGGTCGACTTCATCAAACGCCGGGGACCGCAGCGCGACGCGCCGCTGTTCCTGCCCCTTGGTTCTTCACTACTGCAACGCCATGCGCCTCTGGATCGGCCTGTATTTGCCCCAGCTACCGCTCGAAGTCTTCAGCCCACGCTGGTGCAATAG
- a CDS encoding DNA polymerase Y family protein: MRLWIGLYLPQLPLEVFSPRWCNSSSNGGGADGADAADAVVVAAAAGDPGIVVLEQERVMALSKAAHIEGVLPGMRRGGVLMLMPDARIVQRSHEREAEALQAVAMAMLQYTPQVALAEESTLLLDIGASLRLFGGIRQLCEQVRANLRTLGFTGCIACAPTARGAWLLARRNAGRAVKMASLVRRLNRLPVSLLPPARPFATWFDGLGCRRLDELQRLPRPGLQRRCGRALLDMLDAAYGHSPELLQWIEPPERFQARLELFDRLEHADLLLAGAHHLVLQMTGWLCARQLAVERILLLLEHERGRVACPPTAVEVALAEPTWRDEHLMRLLRERLAKLELVAPVIGIRLEAQQLQAMAPPTDSLFPDPGGSEEDRMRMIELLVARLGPDNVLQALPHADYRPEIANAWVPVHEKVSTAARAAQMPPDVQSLPRPSWLLAKPLALLMRDHRPFYGSPLRVASNPERIEAGWWSQTQTRDYFIAEGKDHALYWIYRERINGSGEDAAPRWFLHGLFG; this comes from the coding sequence ATGCGCCTCTGGATCGGCCTGTATTTGCCCCAGCTACCGCTCGAAGTCTTCAGCCCACGCTGGTGCAATAGCAGTAGCAATGGCGGCGGTGCCGATGGCGCCGATGCTGCCGACGCTGTTGTTGTAGCTGCTGCTGCGGGCGATCCCGGCATCGTGGTTCTGGAACAGGAGCGGGTCATGGCCTTGTCGAAAGCGGCGCACATCGAAGGCGTGCTGCCCGGCATGCGGCGTGGCGGCGTGCTGATGCTGATGCCCGACGCGCGCATCGTCCAGCGCAGCCACGAGCGTGAGGCCGAGGCCTTGCAGGCAGTGGCGATGGCGATGCTGCAGTACACGCCGCAAGTGGCGCTGGCCGAAGAATCCACGCTGCTGCTCGACATCGGGGCCAGCCTGCGCCTGTTCGGCGGCATCCGGCAGTTGTGCGAGCAGGTACGCGCCAACCTGCGCACGCTCGGCTTTACGGGTTGCATTGCCTGCGCGCCCACCGCGCGCGGCGCCTGGCTGCTGGCGCGCCGCAATGCGGGGCGCGCGGTCAAGATGGCGTCGCTCGTGCGGCGGCTCAATCGCCTGCCGGTGAGCCTGCTGCCACCGGCGCGGCCGTTCGCGACCTGGTTCGATGGCCTGGGCTGCCGCCGGCTGGACGAATTGCAGCGCCTGCCCCGGCCCGGTCTGCAGCGGCGCTGCGGGCGCGCGCTGCTCGACATGCTCGACGCCGCGTATGGCCACAGTCCCGAACTGTTGCAGTGGATCGAGCCGCCCGAACGTTTTCAGGCCCGGCTCGAACTGTTCGACCGGCTCGAACACGCCGACCTGCTGCTGGCCGGCGCCCACCACCTGGTGCTGCAGATGACGGGCTGGCTGTGTGCGCGCCAACTGGCGGTCGAACGCATCCTGCTGCTGCTCGAGCACGAACGGGGCAGGGTGGCATGTCCGCCCACGGCGGTCGAAGTCGCGCTGGCCGAACCCACGTGGCGCGACGAACACCTGATGCGGCTGCTGCGCGAACGCCTGGCCAAGCTCGAACTCGTCGCACCCGTGATCGGCATCCGGCTCGAAGCCCAGCAGTTGCAGGCGATGGCGCCGCCGACCGACTCGCTGTTTCCCGATCCCGGCGGCAGCGAAGAAGACCGCATGCGCATGATCGAACTCCTGGTCGCGCGCCTGGGTCCCGACAACGTGCTGCAGGCGCTGCCCCATGCCGATTACCGGCCCGAGATCGCCAACGCCTGGGTGCCGGTGCACGAGAAAGTGAGCACGGCGGCGCGCGCCGCCCAGATGCCGCCCGATGTGCAAAGCCTGCCCCGGCCAAGCTGGCTGCTGGCCAAGCCGCTTGCGCTGCTGATGCGCGACCACCGGCCGTTCTATGGCTCGCCGTTGCGGGTAGCGTCCAATCCCGAGCGCATCGAGGCTGGGTGGTGGAGCCAGACGCAGACGCGCGATTATTTCATCGCCGAAGGCAAGGACCACGCGCTGTACTGGATCTACCGCGAGCGCATCAACGGCTCGGGCGAGGATGCGGCGCCGCGCTGGTTCCTGCATGGCTTGTTCGGGTGA
- a CDS encoding hsp70 family protein: protein MTWLVGIDLGTTNTVLAYGRNGPGGIELFQIDQLVAPGEVAGAPLLPSMRYHPGPDELAPGALQLPWQQADVAGVERVALGRLARVLGAATPGRLVTSAKSWLSHDGVDRMAPILPWGVDNDVSKVSPVAASASYLAHLRAAWNARFPKQPLERQQIVLTVPASFDEGARALTLEAARLAGLPQVALLEEPQAALYDWLYRHRASLADDLGDARLVLVADVGGGTTDFSLVKVDTKDGEPHLTRIGVGNHLILGGDNMDLALAHLIEARMAEQSGDHNGNDAARIRLSAARLAQLTERCRAAKEQLLADDAPESVAVTLLGAGSRLIGSARKADLLRSDIERIVLDGFLPLNAAQEEPTRARAGIVEFGLPYASDPAITRHLASFLRQHAAASREALGLEDGAIPIPDTVLLNGGVFRGAALARRLIDTLSGWRGAPVRVLHNENPDIAVARGGVAYALARQGLAPAIDSGAARNYYLLLDGEARAGLLRAVCLLPRGTPAATEVTLANRSFALRVGRPVRFHLVSTIADAGAAPQAGDLVDLDLADVVRLPPIATVLRKSGSGATAEIPVHLVTTLSEVGSLEVHCVAEDGGGRWQLAFQLRGNSDDDGDIDAPDEALPANLDAAIDKIERVFGARSKQIEPKEVKQLRAGLEHLLGPRESWTTPLLRRLFDALMARAKGRRRSVEHERAWLNLAGYSLRPGFGHPLDEWRMEGLWALFEAGVQHHKDSQVRAEWWTLWRRVAGGLSLDAQLRVLDDFAFNLQADAAERGRRPVTLVDGSEEDLLRVGASLERIPSAYKAEIGEWLFKQIADIPAGGKLDARASARYGRYLWALGRVGARQSFQSSAHEVAPPDVAEGWLRQLLLLDWRKVEPAGFAAAHIARMTGDRSRDIDDAVRGDVLRRLAASGAPPAWTAMVREVVELDQASEARMLGDALPPGLKLLR, encoded by the coding sequence GTGACCTGGCTCGTCGGCATCGATCTGGGCACCACGAACACGGTGCTGGCCTACGGCCGCAATGGCCCGGGCGGCATCGAGTTATTCCAGATCGATCAGTTGGTGGCGCCCGGCGAAGTGGCCGGCGCACCGCTGCTGCCGTCGATGCGCTACCACCCGGGGCCGGACGAACTGGCGCCCGGCGCCCTGCAACTGCCCTGGCAGCAGGCGGACGTCGCCGGCGTCGAGCGCGTTGCGCTGGGGCGCCTGGCGCGCGTGCTCGGTGCGGCCACGCCGGGCCGGCTCGTCACGAGCGCCAAGAGCTGGCTGTCGCACGACGGCGTCGACCGCATGGCGCCGATCCTGCCGTGGGGTGTCGACAACGACGTGTCCAAGGTCTCGCCGGTGGCTGCCAGCGCCAGCTATCTTGCGCACCTGCGCGCCGCATGGAATGCACGCTTTCCCAAACAACCCCTCGAACGCCAGCAGATCGTGCTCACGGTGCCGGCGTCGTTCGACGAAGGCGCCCGCGCGCTGACGCTCGAAGCGGCCAGGCTGGCCGGCCTGCCACAGGTCGCGCTGCTGGAAGAACCGCAAGCCGCGCTGTACGACTGGCTGTACCGCCATCGCGCCAGCCTGGCCGACGATCTGGGCGATGCGCGGCTGGTGCTGGTGGCCGACGTCGGCGGTGGCACCACCGACTTCAGCCTGGTCAAGGTCGATACCAAAGATGGCGAGCCGCACCTGACACGCATCGGCGTGGGCAACCACCTGATCCTGGGTGGCGACAATATGGACCTGGCGCTGGCCCACCTGATCGAAGCGCGCATGGCGGAACAATCCGGCGACCACAATGGCAATGACGCCGCGCGCATACGTCTGTCGGCCGCGCGCCTGGCCCAGCTCACGGAACGCTGCCGCGCCGCCAAGGAACAACTGCTGGCCGACGATGCACCCGAGTCGGTCGCCGTCACGCTGCTTGGCGCTGGCAGCCGCCTGATCGGCTCCGCTCGCAAGGCCGACCTGCTGCGCAGCGACATCGAGCGCATCGTGCTCGATGGCTTCCTGCCGCTCAACGCGGCGCAGGAAGAACCGACGCGCGCCCGCGCCGGCATCGTCGAATTCGGCCTGCCGTACGCGAGCGACCCCGCCATCACGCGACATCTGGCGAGCTTTTTGCGCCAGCATGCGGCGGCGTCGCGCGAGGCGCTCGGCCTGGAAGACGGCGCGATCCCGATTCCGGATACGGTGCTGCTCAACGGCGGCGTGTTCAGGGGCGCCGCACTGGCCAGGCGCCTGATCGACACGCTGAGCGGCTGGCGCGGTGCCCCAGTACGCGTGCTGCACAACGAGAATCCCGATATCGCCGTCGCCCGTGGCGGCGTCGCCTACGCGCTGGCGCGCCAGGGTCTGGCGCCGGCCATTGACAGCGGCGCGGCCCGCAACTATTACCTGCTACTCGACGGCGAAGCGCGCGCCGGCCTGCTGCGCGCCGTCTGCCTGCTGCCACGCGGCACGCCGGCCGCCACGGAAGTCACGCTGGCAAACCGCAGCTTCGCGCTGCGCGTCGGCCGGCCAGTGCGCTTTCACTTGGTCTCGACGATTGCCGATGCCGGCGCGGCGCCACAGGCCGGTGACCTGGTCGATCTCGACCTGGCCGACGTGGTGCGACTGCCGCCAATCGCGACAGTGCTGCGCAAATCAGGATCCGGCGCCACGGCCGAAATTCCGGTGCACCTGGTGACGACGCTGAGCGAGGTCGGTTCACTCGAAGTGCATTGCGTCGCCGAAGACGGCGGCGGGCGCTGGCAGCTGGCGTTCCAGTTGCGTGGCAATAGCGATGATGACGGCGATATCGACGCGCCGGACGAGGCCCTGCCCGCGAACCTCGACGCGGCGATCGACAAGATCGAGCGCGTGTTTGGCGCCCGCTCGAAACAGATCGAGCCGAAAGAAGTCAAGCAACTGCGTGCTGGCCTGGAACATCTGCTCGGCCCGCGCGAAAGTTGGACCACGCCGCTGCTGCGCCGCCTGTTCGACGCCTTGATGGCGCGAGCGAAAGGCCGGCGCCGCTCGGTAGAGCACGAGCGCGCGTGGCTCAACCTGGCCGGCTACAGCCTGCGCCCCGGCTTCGGCCACCCGCTCGACGAGTGGCGCATGGAGGGGCTGTGGGCCCTGTTCGAGGCGGGCGTGCAGCACCACAAGGACAGCCAGGTGCGCGCCGAATGGTGGACGCTGTGGCGCCGCGTGGCCGGCGGCCTGTCGCTCGATGCGCAACTGCGCGTGCTGGACGATTTCGCCTTCAACCTGCAGGCCGATGCCGCCGAGCGTGGCCGGCGTCCCGTCACGCTGGTCGACGGCAGCGAAGAAGACCTGCTGCGCGTGGGCGCGTCGCTCGAACGCATCCCATCGGCCTACAAGGCCGAGATCGGGGAATGGCTGTTCAAGCAGATCGCCGACATCCCTGCCGGCGGCAAGCTCGATGCCCGCGCCAGCGCGCGCTACGGCCGCTACCTGTGGGCGCTGGGCCGCGTGGGTGCGCGCCAGTCGTTCCAGTCGAGCGCGCACGAGGTAGCGCCGCCCGACGTGGCCGAGGGCTGGCTGCGCCAGCTCCTGCTGCTCGACTGGCGCAAGGTGGAGCCAGCCGGCTTTGCCGCCGCCCACATCGCGCGCATGACGGGCGACCGCTCGCGCGACATCGATGATGCGGTGCGCGGCGACGTGCTGCGCCGCCTGGCCGCCAGCGGCGCGCCGCCGGCATGGACAGCGATGGTGCGCGAGGTCGTGGAACTGGATCAGGCCAGCGAAGCGCGCATGCTGGGCGATGCGCTGCCGCCGGGGCTCAAGCTGCTGCGCTGA